Proteins from a single region of Allocatelliglobosispora scoriae:
- a CDS encoding condensation domain-containing protein encodes MNERSGPLTWGQYLPWVTQNAAPDKNTYFMILTFDVIAPPEATVETALGLLDDIVERYEGLRTTFEPADGATRQVVHPMRADGYPRSVSQAHPADGEPPAETTAWLTAPFDLTGAWPLRVAAWRRADGRWVLRLAVHRMILDREGSIVIRGCFHRGFRTGSIIDGTEPPAWNPIDIAAFEQSPAGSRRDERAFDYWRRAMITAPETLFTTARPGRPDDSRFTIFLGREDLRPIVRDLAAAFRVTEPAILTATALAILSWVGGWPRVCATIASNNRSHRDLRRSVSPMLDRSLINVVADPAQTFSAWAGLVAAATIGAYQHSHADPNTLLRAAAEVGLERGVQLERLPILNIFGVGAAATRRPDVVLPANIPPVPEDEYRAKLLPGPLDGVYLRAQILWRRVTVELIGGEQIFDFATAERVVALFPAVLAALAAQGDLPLGKLAEAVAEVGPPGPADTVVTVDHTRVDLAGVSTLLGEVAGVADCAVFARAGRLHAFLVGDDRLTDLRRLRLAVLGRLPEHRQVLAPHLFTVVAAAPAQRDDHAAWSAATTLAEGSGSTDEPLLPQSDAEIALAAAIAAAHPALAADRIDLALPYSLAGGRFERVAELLVELRARGIEGITVDDLVGTQPLLNLIRTP; translated from the coding sequence ATGAACGAGCGATCCGGTCCCCTCACCTGGGGCCAGTACCTGCCGTGGGTGACGCAGAACGCGGCACCGGACAAGAACACCTACTTCATGATCCTGACCTTCGACGTGATCGCACCGCCGGAGGCCACCGTCGAGACCGCGCTCGGTCTCCTCGACGACATCGTGGAGCGCTACGAGGGGCTCCGGACCACCTTCGAACCCGCCGACGGGGCCACCCGCCAGGTCGTGCACCCGATGCGCGCGGACGGCTATCCCCGCTCGGTGTCGCAGGCCCACCCGGCCGACGGGGAGCCACCGGCCGAGACGACGGCATGGCTCACCGCGCCCTTCGACCTGACCGGCGCCTGGCCGCTGCGGGTCGCGGCGTGGCGCCGGGCCGACGGCCGCTGGGTGCTGCGGCTCGCGGTGCACCGCATGATCCTGGACCGGGAGGGCTCGATCGTCATCCGGGGCTGCTTCCACCGGGGCTTCCGGACCGGATCCATCATCGACGGCACCGAGCCGCCCGCGTGGAACCCGATCGACATCGCCGCCTTCGAGCAGTCTCCGGCCGGCAGCCGCCGGGACGAGCGCGCCTTCGACTACTGGCGCCGCGCGATGATCACCGCCCCGGAGACGCTCTTCACCACGGCACGCCCCGGCCGGCCCGACGACTCCCGGTTCACGATCTTCCTGGGGCGCGAGGACCTCCGGCCGATCGTGCGCGACCTCGCCGCCGCCTTCCGCGTCACCGAGCCCGCCATCCTGACCGCCACGGCGCTGGCGATCCTCTCCTGGGTCGGCGGCTGGCCCCGGGTCTGCGCCACCATCGCCTCCAACAACCGCAGCCACCGCGACCTGCGCCGCTCGGTCAGCCCGATGCTCGACCGCAGCCTCATCAACGTCGTCGCCGACCCCGCACAGACCTTCAGCGCCTGGGCCGGGCTGGTGGCCGCCGCCACGATCGGTGCCTACCAGCACAGCCACGCGGACCCCAACACGCTGCTGCGCGCCGCCGCCGAGGTGGGCCTGGAGCGCGGCGTCCAGCTGGAACGCCTGCCGATCCTCAACATCTTCGGCGTCGGGGCGGCCGCGACCCGGCGGCCCGACGTTGTGCTGCCCGCGAACATCCCGCCCGTTCCCGAGGACGAGTACCGGGCGAAGCTGCTGCCCGGCCCCCTCGACGGGGTCTACCTGCGGGCGCAGATCCTGTGGCGCCGGGTCACCGTCGAGCTGATCGGCGGCGAGCAGATCTTCGACTTCGCCACCGCCGAACGGGTGGTCGCGCTCTTCCCCGCCGTGCTGGCGGCCCTCGCCGCCCAGGGCGACCTGCCACTGGGCAAGCTCGCCGAGGCGGTCGCGGAGGTCGGACCGCCCGGTCCGGCCGACACCGTCGTCACCGTCGACCACACCCGGGTCGACCTGGCCGGGGTGTCCACCCTGCTGGGCGAGGTCGCGGGGGTGGCCGACTGCGCGGTCTTCGCCCGGGCCGGGCGGCTGCACGCCTTCCTCGTCGGCGACGACCGGCTCACCGATCTGCGGCGGTTGCGGCTCGCGGTCCTCGGCCGCCTCCCCGAGCACCGGCAGGTGCTGGCCCCGCACCTGTTCACCGTGGTCGCGGCGGCACCGGCACAGCGCGACGACCACGCCGCGTGGTCGGCCGCGACCACCCTCGCCGAAGGGTCCGGCAGCACCGACGAACCGCTGCTGCCGCAGAGCGACGCCGAGATCGCCCTCGCCGCGGCGATCGCGGCCGCCCACCCCGCCCTCGCCGCGGACCGGATCGACCTCGCGCTCCCCTACTCGCTGGCGGGTGGGCGGTTCGAACGCGTCGCCGAGCTCCTGGTCGAGCTCCGCGCGCGCGGCATCGAGGGGATCACCGTCGACGACCTGGTGGGTACGCAACCGCTGCTGAACCTGATCCGCACCCCGTGA
- a CDS encoding condensation domain-containing protein produces MAVTAVPQRILVPFAGDGSGVEELTWGQHDVWRTTQNSGAPRMVGGTMPLTPGTTIQHIVHLLSFIMSRHQSLRTRIRTEPDGRPVQVLAEAGEVALEIVDAGGGADPAQVARAVRARYAGEPFDLATQWPVRMAVVLRDGEPAHFVAMYPHVVIDGYGFAALIADLRKLDRTSGRHLGPRVGVQPMDLAREQRGAAARRQSAKAVRHWERLLRHHPPRQFRDSPDRREPRYWEATYDSPAAFLAAAAIGARLRVHTGPVLMAAYAVALARVTGISPRVLRTQVSNRFRPDFAGSVSTLVQPGLCVIDVADCTVEEAVRRAWRSQLAAAQHGYYDPRDLWSLLDRLGAEQGFPADPLCYFNDRRRAAAKAGEGSVPTAEEIRAALGRSALTAGVRFSNPDTSAYLNVNRASDTINYTLRVDTHALTPAEQEAILLSIEEVLVSAALDPSTSTGVQGIPTSY; encoded by the coding sequence ATGGCGGTGACGGCGGTGCCGCAACGGATCCTGGTCCCCTTCGCGGGAGACGGATCGGGAGTCGAGGAGCTCACCTGGGGCCAGCACGACGTCTGGCGTACGACGCAGAACTCGGGGGCGCCGCGCATGGTCGGCGGGACGATGCCGCTGACCCCCGGCACCACGATCCAGCACATCGTGCACCTGCTGTCGTTCATCATGAGCCGCCACCAGTCGCTGCGGACCCGGATCCGGACCGAGCCCGACGGCAGGCCGGTGCAGGTGCTCGCCGAAGCCGGCGAGGTGGCCCTGGAGATCGTGGACGCCGGCGGCGGGGCGGACCCGGCACAGGTGGCGCGGGCGGTCCGGGCGCGCTACGCCGGGGAGCCCTTCGACCTCGCGACGCAGTGGCCGGTACGGATGGCCGTGGTGCTCCGCGACGGAGAACCCGCGCACTTCGTCGCCATGTACCCGCACGTGGTGATCGACGGATACGGCTTCGCGGCGCTCATCGCCGACCTGCGCAAGCTGGACCGGACTTCCGGGCGGCACCTGGGGCCCCGGGTCGGCGTACAACCGATGGATCTTGCTCGGGAGCAGCGCGGGGCGGCGGCGCGGCGGCAGAGCGCGAAGGCCGTCCGGCACTGGGAGCGGCTGCTGCGGCACCACCCGCCCCGGCAGTTCCGCGACTCGCCCGATCGGCGCGAGCCGCGTTACTGGGAGGCGACCTACGACTCGCCCGCGGCGTTTCTGGCGGCGGCGGCGATCGGTGCGCGGCTGCGGGTCCACACGGGTCCGGTGCTGATGGCGGCCTATGCCGTCGCGCTCGCCCGGGTGACCGGGATCAGCCCCCGGGTGCTGCGCACGCAGGTCAGTAATCGATTCCGGCCCGACTTCGCGGGCTCCGTCAGCACCCTCGTGCAGCCCGGACTCTGCGTGATCGACGTGGCGGACTGCACGGTGGAGGAGGCGGTCCGGCGGGCGTGGCGCAGCCAGCTCGCGGCGGCCCAGCACGGTTACTACGACCCGCGCGACCTGTGGTCGCTGCTGGACCGGCTCGGTGCCGAGCAGGGATTCCCGGCCGACCCGCTGTGCTACTTCAACGATCGGCGGCGGGCGGCGGCGAAGGCGGGCGAGGGCTCGGTGCCGACGGCCGAGGAGATCCGGGCGGCGCTGGGGCGATCCGCCCTGACCGCGGGGGTGCGTTTCAGCAATCCCGATACGAGCGCCTATCTCAATGTCAATCGGGCATCGGACACGATCAATTACACGCTCCGGGTCGACACCCACGCTCTGACGCCCGCCGAGCAGGAGGCGATTCTGCTCTCCATCGAGGAGGTGCTCGTGTCGGCGGCACTGGATCCGAGCACGTCAACGGGGGTGCAGGGTATACCGACCAGCTACTAA
- a CDS encoding methyltransferase domain-containing protein, with translation MTDLHAEAPRAHHRSPNPRRRVRRSLDFFAAHLQPGMQLLDLGCGPGSITVELADLVVPGTTTGVDQTDPGELPGVTFVRADVRDLPFADGSFDAILLHGVLQHLPDPLAALREARRVAASGAVIGVRDADWDGQLIAPPDPALPRTFEILAALRSGTSPRVGKHLRGLLHEAGFVDCTASASVDYDGTAEAAWSTAEAHMAVLSRPALTERAVAAGLTSAAELAELREAWRRWGEQPGAFLARFWCEAIGFAD, from the coding sequence ATGACTGACCTCCACGCCGAGGCGCCCCGCGCCCACCACCGCTCCCCGAACCCCCGCCGCCGGGTCCGGCGCAGCCTCGACTTCTTCGCCGCCCACCTGCAACCCGGCATGCAGCTGCTCGACCTCGGCTGCGGACCCGGGTCGATCACGGTGGAGCTCGCCGACCTGGTCGTGCCGGGCACCACCACCGGCGTCGACCAGACCGACCCGGGCGAGCTGCCGGGCGTGACGTTCGTCCGGGCCGACGTGCGGGACCTGCCGTTCGCCGACGGCTCGTTCGACGCGATCCTCCTGCACGGGGTGCTCCAGCACCTGCCGGACCCGCTCGCCGCGCTCCGCGAGGCCCGCCGGGTCGCGGCCTCGGGCGCCGTCATCGGCGTACGCGACGCCGACTGGGACGGCCAGCTCATCGCGCCCCCGGACCCGGCCCTGCCGCGCACCTTCGAGATCCTCGCGGCGCTGCGGTCGGGGACCAGCCCGCGGGTCGGCAAGCACCTGCGCGGGCTGCTGCACGAGGCGGGGTTCGTCGACTGCACGGCGAGCGCGAGCGTCGACTACGACGGCACCGCCGAGGCCGCCTGGTCCACCGCCGAGGCGCACATGGCGGTGCTGTCGCGTCCCGCGCTCACCGAGCGGGCCGTCGCGGCCGGGCTGACCAGTGCGGCGGAGCTCGCGGAGCTGCGGGAGGCGTGGCGGCGCTGGGGCGAGCAGCCGGGCGCGTTCCTGGCCCGCTTCTGGTGCGAGGCGATCGGCTTCGCCGACTAG
- a CDS encoding GNAT family N-acetyltransferase gives MTTFRTAGPDDVERYLALRNLVFPHQVNTIEGVRHFWRNVPADEHLRLVAAERDGQLVGFSRAGLNTWSSEEGTAIVFVLVHPDHRGQGIGTQLLAQAEEHLRGVGGTRMQGWSADDAETMRWLASHGFTAGHELRYSAIGLDALPPVPSLPAGVTTATFAELGPAAVYAVDSVATLDEPGDIPNDRIDYDKWLLHVWDGPELDKELSVGVLVDGVPAAVTLLEVDRPTGRGWSGGTGTLREYRGRGLAKIAKGVCLHRAAAHGVVTAYTSNDEVNGPMLAINEWLGYRPVATGWSQLKAL, from the coding sequence ATGACGACCTTCCGCACCGCCGGACCCGATGACGTCGAGCGCTACCTCGCCCTGCGCAACCTGGTCTTCCCGCACCAGGTCAACACCATCGAGGGGGTACGCCACTTCTGGCGCAACGTGCCCGCCGACGAGCACCTGCGCCTCGTCGCCGCCGAACGAGACGGGCAGCTCGTCGGCTTCTCCCGCGCCGGGCTCAACACCTGGAGCAGCGAGGAGGGCACCGCGATCGTGTTCGTGCTCGTGCACCCCGACCACCGCGGCCAGGGCATCGGCACTCAGCTCCTCGCCCAGGCCGAGGAGCACCTGCGCGGTGTCGGCGGAACCCGGATGCAGGGCTGGTCGGCCGACGACGCCGAGACGATGCGCTGGCTCGCGTCGCACGGCTTCACCGCCGGACACGAGCTGCGCTACTCCGCCATCGGGCTCGACGCGCTGCCGCCGGTGCCCTCCCTGCCTGCCGGGGTGACGACGGCGACCTTCGCGGAGCTCGGACCCGCAGCCGTCTACGCCGTGGACAGCGTCGCCACGCTGGACGAGCCGGGTGACATCCCCAACGACCGGATCGACTACGACAAGTGGCTTCTGCACGTCTGGGACGGTCCGGAGCTGGACAAGGAGCTCAGCGTGGGCGTGCTCGTCGACGGGGTCCCGGCGGCGGTGACGCTGCTGGAGGTGGATCGGCCGACCGGCCGCGGGTGGTCGGGCGGGACCGGCACGCTGCGCGAGTACCGGGGGCGCGGGCTGGCGAAGATCGCCAAGGGGGTCTGCCTGCACCGGGCTGCTGCGCACGGGGTGGTCACGGCCTACACCAGCAACGACGAGGTCAACGGGCCGATGCTCGCGATCAACGAGTGGCTCGGCTACCGGCCGGTCGCCACGGGCTGGTCCCAGCTCAAGGCCCTCTAG
- the gcvP gene encoding aminomethyl-transferring glycine dehydrogenase, producing MTSNFAERHLGSGPDAIRRMLDTVGYTSLDELMNAAIPESIRWHAELDLPAAGSEAEVLAELRELASRNTVATSMIGLGYYGTHTPGVIKRNVLESPAWYTAYTPYQPEISQGRLEALLNFQTMVCDLTGMHTANASMLDEGTAAAEAMTIARRTSKAKGQVYAVDADTLPQTINVIATRAEPLGIEVKLFDTDRDELPEGVFGVHLQYPGASGAIRDHAPIVEAAHAAGALVTVAGDLLALTLLRAPGEIGADVACGSAQRFGVPMGFGGPHAGYLAVRSGLERALPGRLVGVSKDADGAPAYRLALQTREQHIRREKATSNICTAQVLLAVMASMYAVYHGPDGLRAIARHAHDHATLLAAGLTAGGVELASGQFFDTVTAIVPGRAAEIVAAAEAAGVNLWHVDADRVGIACDETTTAEHLYTVWAAFGVEPADATDVADLALARTTDFLTHPVFRTHHSETAMLRYLRRLSDLDYALDRGMIPLGSCTMKLNATTEMESVTWPEFGAIHPFAPASQTEGYRELIGSLESWLAEITGYDAVSVQPNAGSQGELAGLLAIRAFHRANGDVQRDVCLIPSSAHGTNAASAVMAGMRVVVVACDDLGNVDLVDLDRKIEAQGDRLAAIMVTYPSTHGVYETGIATLCAKVHDAGGQVYVDGANLNALVGFAKPGKFGADVSHLNLHKTFCIPHGGGGPGVGPVAVREHLAPYLPGHPLHPQSGVGAISAAPHGSAGILPIPWAYVRLMGPDGLAQATAHAVLAANYVAVRLREHYPVLYSGNKGLVAHECILDLRTITKATGVTVDDVAKRLIDYGFHAPTMSFPVAGTLMVEPTESEDLGELDRFVAAMIAIKSEIDAVGRGDWPADDNPLVNAPHTVKSVSADIWEHAYPRSVASYPAGVMPVGKYWPPVRRIDGAYGDRNLVCSCPSPEDFE from the coding sequence ATGACCAGCAACTTCGCCGAACGACACCTCGGATCCGGCCCCGACGCGATCCGCCGCATGCTCGACACCGTCGGCTACACCAGCCTCGACGAGCTGATGAACGCCGCGATCCCCGAGTCGATCCGCTGGCACGCCGAGCTCGACCTCCCCGCCGCGGGCAGCGAGGCCGAGGTCCTCGCCGAGCTGCGCGAGCTCGCGAGCCGCAACACGGTCGCCACCTCGATGATCGGCCTGGGCTACTACGGCACCCACACCCCCGGCGTGATCAAGCGCAACGTGCTGGAGTCCCCGGCGTGGTATACGGCGTACACCCCCTATCAGCCCGAGATCAGCCAGGGCCGGCTGGAGGCGCTGCTCAACTTCCAGACGATGGTCTGCGACCTGACCGGCATGCACACCGCCAACGCCTCGATGCTCGACGAGGGCACCGCCGCCGCCGAGGCGATGACGATCGCCCGCCGCACGTCCAAGGCGAAGGGCCAGGTCTACGCGGTCGACGCCGACACGCTGCCGCAGACGATCAACGTCATCGCGACCCGGGCCGAGCCGCTCGGCATCGAGGTCAAGCTCTTCGACACCGACCGTGACGAGCTGCCCGAGGGCGTGTTCGGCGTGCACCTGCAGTACCCGGGTGCCTCCGGTGCGATCCGCGACCACGCCCCGATCGTCGAGGCCGCCCACGCCGCCGGTGCGCTCGTCACCGTCGCGGGTGACCTGCTCGCCCTGACGCTGCTGCGGGCGCCGGGGGAGATCGGTGCCGACGTGGCGTGCGGGAGCGCGCAGCGGTTCGGCGTACCCATGGGATTCGGCGGACCGCACGCGGGCTATCTCGCGGTGCGCAGCGGCCTGGAGCGGGCACTGCCCGGCCGCCTGGTCGGCGTCTCGAAGGACGCCGACGGCGCCCCCGCCTACCGGCTCGCCCTGCAGACCCGTGAGCAGCACATCCGCCGCGAGAAGGCGACGAGCAACATCTGCACCGCGCAGGTCCTGCTCGCGGTCATGGCGAGCATGTACGCGGTCTACCACGGCCCGGACGGCCTGCGCGCCATCGCCCGGCACGCCCACGACCACGCGACGCTGCTCGCGGCCGGTCTGACCGCCGGTGGCGTGGAGCTGGCGAGCGGGCAGTTCTTCGACACGGTCACCGCGATCGTGCCCGGCCGGGCCGCCGAGATCGTCGCCGCCGCCGAGGCCGCCGGGGTCAACCTGTGGCACGTCGACGCCGACCGGGTCGGCATCGCCTGCGACGAGACGACCACCGCCGAGCACCTCTACACCGTCTGGGCCGCCTTCGGGGTCGAGCCCGCCGACGCGACCGACGTCGCCGACCTGGCGCTGGCGCGGACCACCGACTTCCTGACCCACCCGGTCTTCCGCACCCACCACTCCGAGACCGCGATGCTGCGCTACCTGCGCCGCCTCTCCGACCTCGATTACGCGCTGGACCGGGGCATGATCCCGCTCGGCTCCTGCACGATGAAGCTCAACGCGACGACCGAGATGGAGTCGGTGACCTGGCCCGAGTTCGGCGCCATCCACCCCTTCGCCCCGGCGTCGCAGACCGAGGGCTACCGGGAGCTGATCGGCTCGCTGGAGTCGTGGCTCGCCGAGATCACCGGCTATGACGCGGTCAGCGTGCAGCCCAACGCCGGTTCGCAGGGCGAGCTCGCGGGACTGCTGGCGATCCGGGCCTTCCACCGCGCCAACGGCGACGTGCAGCGCGACGTGTGCCTCATCCCGTCGAGCGCCCACGGCACCAACGCCGCGAGCGCGGTCATGGCCGGGATGCGGGTCGTCGTGGTCGCCTGCGACGACCTGGGCAACGTCGACCTCGTCGACCTCGACCGCAAGATCGAGGCGCAGGGCGACCGGCTCGCCGCGATCATGGTGACCTACCCCTCGACGCACGGCGTCTACGAGACCGGCATCGCGACGCTCTGCGCGAAGGTGCACGACGCGGGCGGCCAGGTCTACGTCGACGGCGCCAACCTCAACGCGCTGGTCGGTTTCGCCAAGCCGGGCAAGTTCGGCGCGGACGTGTCGCACCTCAACCTGCACAAGACCTTCTGCATCCCGCACGGCGGCGGCGGCCCCGGTGTCGGACCGGTCGCGGTCCGCGAGCACCTGGCTCCCTACCTGCCCGGCCACCCGCTGCACCCGCAGTCCGGGGTGGGCGCGATCAGCGCCGCGCCGCACGGCTCCGCCGGGATCCTGCCGATCCCGTGGGCGTATGTCCGGCTGATGGGGCCCGACGGTCTCGCCCAGGCGACGGCCCACGCGGTGCTCGCTGCCAACTACGTGGCGGTCCGCCTGCGGGAGCACTACCCGGTGCTCTACTCCGGCAACAAGGGCCTGGTGGCGCACGAGTGCATCCTGGACCTGCGCACGATCACCAAGGCGACCGGTGTGACCGTGGACGACGTGGCGAAGCGCCTGATCGACTACGGCTTCCACGCTCCGACGATGTCGTTCCCGGTGGCCGGCACGCTGATGGTCGAGCCGACCGAGAGCGAGGACCTGGGTGAGCTGGACCGGTTCGTCGCGGCGATGATCGCGATCAAGTCGGAGATCGACGCGGTGGGCCGTGGTGACTGGCCTGCTGATGACAATCCGCTGGTCAACGCGCCGCACACGGTGAAGTCGGTGAGCGCGGACATCTGGGAGCACGCCTACCCGCGATCGGTGGCGAGCTACCCGGCGGGTGTGATGCCAGTAGGTAAGTACTGGCCGCCGGTGCGTCGCATCGATGGCGCCTACGGCGACCGGAACCTGGTGTGTTCCTGCCCGTCGCCGGAGGATTTTGAGTAA
- a CDS encoding DUF5999 family protein — MCQHNPPCPTADAGDHDAARVVASFPEQGWSLLCNGVIVFEDTGELLPDGSTVAPHRGPAVHAFA; from the coding sequence ATGTGCCAGCACAACCCGCCCTGCCCCACCGCCGACGCAGGTGACCACGACGCAGCTCGCGTAGTGGCTTCCTTCCCGGAGCAAGGCTGGAGCCTCCTCTGCAACGGCGTCATCGTCTTCGAAGACACCGGCGAGCTGCTCCCCGACGGCAGCACCGTAGCGCCCCACCGGGGCCCCGCGGTCCACGCCTTCGCCTAA
- a CDS encoding chorismate-binding protein — protein MRGHHPPVVPKSCRGYAVERARFSWRLGDPGDPAALLEDFLAGQGLPVVDLSAATVSAPGHDARSHDICGAAVYLSAAAGATLIGGPPGRPSPVPGLPDCVAIVYAHGRDLITESEISTGNGWDLGPWRPSWTDADHAAAVAEVRDAIARGDVYQVNVVGHAAAEYSGDPVAALARIAAVPGAHYAGLVAGDGWVIGCASPETLVEVRDGRMLTRPIKGTGPATAEGRTELLASAKERAEHIMIVDLERNDLAHVASIGSVRVDELFALRRWGDLWQAESTVSAAVRPGTGLAALLRAVCPPGSVTGAPKLAALAQIAMLEPVGRGAGMGAFGWVGRDHIDLGLTIRTVAADRHRLHLWAGGGITWGSDPIAEVAEAAAKAAPIRALLA, from the coding sequence ATGCGGGGCCATCACCCACCCGTCGTACCGAAGTCGTGCCGCGGATACGCCGTCGAGCGGGCCCGTTTCTCGTGGCGGCTGGGCGACCCCGGCGACCCGGCCGCGTTGCTGGAGGATTTCCTTGCCGGGCAGGGTCTGCCCGTCGTGGATCTCTCGGCTGCAACCGTTTCCGCCCCGGGCCATGACGCACGCTCCCACGACATCTGCGGCGCCGCCGTCTACCTCTCCGCGGCGGCGGGCGCAACGCTCATCGGCGGACCGCCGGGGCGCCCCAGTCCGGTGCCGGGATTGCCGGATTGCGTGGCGATTGTCTACGCGCATGGGCGTGATTTGATTACGGAGAGTGAGATTTCGACGGGAAATGGCTGGGATCTGGGCCCCTGGCGGCCGAGCTGGACCGATGCCGATCACGCCGCAGCCGTCGCCGAGGTTCGCGACGCCATCGCCCGCGGCGACGTCTACCAGGTCAACGTCGTCGGTCACGCCGCCGCCGAATACTCCGGCGACCCCGTCGCCGCGCTGGCCCGGATCGCGGCGGTGCCGGGCGCCCATTACGCGGGCCTCGTCGCCGGGGACGGTTGGGTCATCGGCTGCGCCTCCCCGGAGACGCTGGTGGAGGTCAGGGACGGGCGCATGCTCACCCGGCCCATCAAGGGCACCGGGCCCGCCACCGCCGAGGGCCGGACCGAACTGCTCGCCTCTGCCAAGGAACGCGCCGAACACATCATGATCGTCGACCTGGAGCGCAACGACCTCGCCCACGTCGCGAGCATCGGCAGCGTCCGCGTCGACGAACTCTTCGCGCTGCGCCGCTGGGGCGACCTCTGGCAGGCCGAATCGACCGTCAGCGCCGCCGTGCGCCCCGGCACCGGCCTCGCCGCCCTGCTCCGGGCGGTCTGCCCGCCCGGTTCGGTCACCGGCGCGCCGAAGCTCGCGGCGCTCGCCCAGATCGCGATGCTGGAGCCGGTCGGGCGGGGTGCCGGGATGGGCGCCTTCGGCTGGGTCGGCCGCGACCACATCGACCTGGGTCTCACCATCCGGACCGTCGCCGCCGACCGGCACCGGCTGCACCTGTGGGCGGGCGGCGGCATCACCTGGGGCAGCGACCCGATCGCCGAGGTCGCCGAGGCAGCAGCGAAGGCGGCCCCGATCCGGGCCCTGCTCGCGTAG
- a CDS encoding ADP-ribosylglycohydrolase family protein, whose amino-acid sequence MRCVLAESTRLGYAADSLTGLSVGDALGAQYFTVGPKVDDLLAGIVPPPVWEWTDDTEMACSIAWMLADSGRVDQDELAAAFADRCEPHRGYGVGAFVILHNIRLGMPWREAAAGVFDGQGSMGNGAAMRVAPLGAYFPDDLLRAAREARLSAEVTHAHPEGVAGAVAVAVAASAAVAGRLAGERPKAGPFLDTVIEATPAGQVRKGLVRARTMLHLSVAEVAYELGNGALVLAQDTVPFTLWVAARCLADYPRAIRECVQAGGDIDTTAAIAGGVVAAYSGVDGIPAPWLASREPLPDWLQL is encoded by the coding sequence ATGCGATGTGTTCTTGCCGAATCGACGCGGCTGGGTTACGCCGCGGACAGTCTGACGGGGCTCTCCGTCGGGGATGCGCTTGGCGCGCAGTACTTCACGGTCGGCCCGAAGGTCGACGACCTGCTCGCGGGGATCGTCCCACCACCGGTGTGGGAGTGGACCGACGACACCGAGATGGCCTGCTCGATCGCCTGGATGCTGGCCGACTCCGGCCGCGTCGACCAGGACGAACTCGCGGCGGCGTTCGCGGATCGGTGCGAGCCCCATCGGGGCTACGGCGTCGGCGCCTTCGTGATCCTGCACAACATCCGCCTGGGTATGCCGTGGCGCGAGGCGGCCGCCGGGGTCTTCGACGGCCAGGGCTCGATGGGCAACGGGGCGGCGATGCGGGTGGCGCCGCTGGGTGCCTATTTCCCGGACGACCTGCTCCGGGCTGCTCGGGAGGCACGCCTGTCCGCCGAGGTGACGCACGCGCACCCCGAGGGCGTCGCCGGTGCCGTGGCCGTCGCGGTCGCCGCGAGCGCCGCGGTCGCGGGCAGGCTCGCCGGGGAGCGCCCGAAGGCAGGGCCGTTCCTGGACACGGTGATCGAGGCGACGCCCGCCGGCCAGGTCCGCAAGGGCCTGGTCCGGGCGCGCACGATGCTGCACCTCTCGGTGGCGGAGGTGGCATACGAGCTCGGCAACGGAGCGCTGGTGCTCGCGCAGGACACCGTGCCGTTCACACTGTGGGTGGCGGCTCGCTGCCTCGCCGACTATCCGCGGGCGATCCGTGAGTGCGTGCAGGCGGGCGGGGACATCGACACGACCGCGGCGATCGCCGGCGGGGTCGTCGCCGCGTACAGCGGGGTCGACGGCATTCCCGCGCCGTGGCTGGCGTCCCGTGAGCCGCTGCCGGACTGGCTGCAGCTGTAA